AGCTCCAGGCCAGCGCCACCCGCGCGGCGTCGCGAAGCCGGGCCAGCACCGCCATGTCGGGGGCGAGAAACAGCAGCCGATTGCCTCGGTATCGGGGTTTCGTGCCGTTGTTGCGCCAATAATCCAGCACCGCATTGGCGGCCTGCCGCTCCTCGTCGCGCGAATACCAGTGCTCCGGCGAAAGGACGACCAGCCGCAGCGCGCTGTCGTCGGGCACGTCGCCGTGCGGAGTAAAAACGTGAACGCCGTCGAAAAATGTGGCGCTGCCGACCAGCCTCTTGAGCGCCTCGGCGATTTTGCCCCGGACGTCGGTTCCGTCGTCAAAACGCCGCTTGCGGTCTTCCATTTCGCGGCGCAGGTTGGCGCGCGTGTCGAACCAAAAGCGCGTCGCCCCTTGCGCCTTGTCGCCGGAACTGTTGAGATAATGCAGGCGGTCCGCCAGCCGGTTCAAAGCGTCGGAATAGATGGCTGACGTTTGGCCCGGCTGCAGGCAACCCAAGAGTACCCGCGCCCGGTCCAACCCTCGAATGCCCGACTTCCCGGCTACGGAGGAGGGGGCGCTGCCCAAAAACAGCGTGCGGGCCACGCGGCGCGCGGCGTTCACTTGCCCGAAGCGGGGCTCGCGGTTCTCCAGCTCCGTCGTCTCCGCGCGGTCGCCGTCGATGTCCTTTTCGACTACGGCATCCCAGCCCGCCGGCAGGTAGTACGTCAGCTCGTTTCGCGAGCTGCCGTCGTCGAGCGGCAGGCTGCCGGGCAGAATCATCAGGTCCTTGTTGTCGTCTTTCCACAGCCGGCCGATGACCTTGGCCATGAGCTTCAGCACGCCGCGCGTGCGCTGAAAACCGTCGATCGTGGTCCAATCTTCATACAGCCGATCGAACACCTCGGGATGAATGGGGTAGGCTTGCGCCAGCCGGTCGTAATAGCGGCCTTCTTGCGTCTCGGCCGGCAGCTTGGCGCCTTCGGCCACGTAGGCGTCGGCAAACGCGCGGCAAACCGCGTCGCGCGCCTGGCCGTCGCGCACCGGTTCGAACAGCCGCCGCCGCACGATTTCGAACGCCTCTTCGGTGGCCACCGGCTTCCACAGGGCCTGAATGCGGCCAAAGGTCTTTTCGAGCGCTCGCAATGCGGCCACACCGCGCTGGCCGCCCGCCTCGTCGTCGGACTCGGGCAGCGACGCCAAGACAATGGCATTTGGCACCAGCTTGACCGCTTCGGTTAGCGCCTGCGCGAACGACAGGTTGCTTTCGTAACTGCCGCCGCTGAGCGCCTGGCCTTCGGCGAATTGCCGCACGTAAGCCACCAACTCGTCGATCAGCACCACGCAGGGCGCATATTGGGCGAGCAGCTCGCGCAGCACGTCTTTGCCCGGCGATGTGCCGGTGGCGTCGGACTCCTTGACCAGTGCCAGCGCCTCGCCGCCGCCAAGCTGCCAGGCCAGCTCGCCCCATAGCGTCTTGATGGTCTGCTTGCCGTGTTTCCAGGCTTGGCCCGGCGCGTGGGCCGTTCCGTCGAGCACGGCCACTCGCGCCTGCGGCACGTCCATCATGCCGGCCTGGTCGACAATCGCCGGAATGCCGGCCAGCTCGGAGAGAGCGCATTTCCGCGTGGCCAGATGGTAGACGGCCAGCATGGTATGCGTCTTGCCGCCGCCGAAGGCCGTTTGAAGTTGGATCACCGGCTCGCCGCCTTGGCCGATCAGGCGCTGAGCGACCTGCGTCAAGAGCAGCCGCATGCCCTCGGTGATGAAGGTGCGATCGAAGAACGCGGCGGCGTCCTGATATTCCTGGGCGGCCTTGCCCGCATGCACCGCCGTAATATCCGCGGCAAACTCCGACTGCTGAAAAGTTCCCTCCAGCACGTCTCGGTGCGGCACCGCAATCTCTCGCCAGGGTTTCATGGTCGTGGAGTTCCTATTTGTGTGACTACCCACGCGACTTGGCCCATACTGCTCATATCGAGAACAAGCGGTCGCGGGTCGATGGACTTGATGAGTTGTTTTAGCCGCTGCAAGACATTCGCCTTTCGCGAAGCCGCAGATTCGAGCGGCGATTTTGGTGGAGGTTGTTCCAGGTGCAGGACGACCCTTAGGCGGTTGCAGTGTAAAGCTGCTTGTGCCAACTGTCTCTCTCCCGCGTCATTGGCGCTGATTGCGGCGACCACCAGACACGCCAGCGTGTCGCGGACCTTCAGCGCGACTTCATCCGCAAGAAAGGCGAAATTGGACACCCTGGTTTGCCGGTAGTCTTTGATTTCGATTTGCCAGCAGATTGAACCCGGCTCGATCGCCAAAACATCGATCCCCTTTGTGCCCGCGACGTTTTTGTTGCCGCAATTCGCACAACGGATGCCGTCCTCGCATTTCGAACAATTCATACTGGCCCCAGCGAGTTTCATAAACTGATTGCGGTAGAAACTCCACTCATCGAACTTGGACGCCTGCCAATCGCTCGGAAACTCGAACCGCAGTTGCCCTTCGCTGATCGTCGGCATCACTCCGTCTCGACTTTCAGATATCGGTCCGATTGGCTGAGCTCCTCGGTCAAAGCGTCGATCGAGCCGATGTCGTCGATCGTGTCGCCTTGGGTCGCCTCAACGCCTTCCTCACCGCGGTGCAATCCAATGAAGCGCGTCTTAACCGCCTTAAACTCGTCGCGCTGCAAAAGAATGTCGAGCTCGCGCAGCAAAAACAGGCTGTGGCTCGCAAGGAACACCTGAATGCCGCTTTGGCAAAGGCTCAGAATCGTGCGGGCGATCATCTTGATCGCTTTCGGGTTCAAGTTCGATTCGGGCTCGTCCCAAAACAAGAACCCCTTATCGACCAGCGAGCCGGTGGCGATCAGCCGCGCCAGCATGGCCAGCTTCCTCAACCCCTCGGCGACCAGGTGCATCTCCGTGCTGACGCCCGCGACATTCAAATAGAAGCGGCCGGCCTTGTCGAGCTCGACCTTGCCGCCCATCGCTTCCTCAAGTGGAACCAGCAATTCCCGAATGCGCTTCTCCCGCGGACCCCGGGCCAAGGGCGCGCCGAGCAAAATGCACGTGTCGCGCCAGGTTTCCTCGAAGGACAGATGCGTTGTCTCATAAAGCGAGACGAAGCCGGGGTAGATCGTCAACAGCTCGCGTGTCGGCAGGTAAACCGGCAGTTTATCGGGCCATGCCGAAGGGGTCTTGTCGATGGTGACTTCCGACTTGCTGGTGGTGTTGAACGAGAATGCCAACGGAGGCTTGTTGGGGGAAAACAGGCAGCTCACTTCGCATCGCTGCCGCCCTGGGCTTGCGCGGCGCGCCAGCCGCCCCAACTCGTCCGGCCGGAAAACGGCGTTGAGCTTGTCGGCGATGGCGGTCTGCAAATACGCCTTCGTTGGCGTCCCCGGACCTTGTTCCTTTTTCCTCGTCGCGCCGGCATAGAGGGCCGAGTACGCCACCTTCAGGATGTGCGTTTTGCCCGTCGAGTTTTCGCCCACGATCACGTTGAGGTTCGACGCGAAGCTCAATCGTGCTTCAGTGAAAGCGGTGAAATTCTTCAGCGAAAGTGATTTAAGCATGCAATCGTTCCGGTTTAGGCGTCCTGACTCTATTCAAACAGGCCGCGTTGGGCGGCGGGGGGTTGTTTGGCGGCGGCGGTTTCGATGCCGGTCCAAGAGGTGATCAGCTCGTTGTAGGCCCGCGCGTCTTCCGCCCGGCCGGCCCGCTCGCTGAGCGTGTACAGCCGGTAGGCAAGCTGCCGAGCACTTTCGGCCTTGTGCGCCACGGCCGCGAACACCGATCCCGCGCCCGTGTCGCCCGTCGAGTTGAAGACTCGGATGAGCTGGTGCAGCACCTCCCAGACGGGCAAACGCTCGTCGGCCTGCGGATCCCAGTCGGTGGGATACTCGGCCCACTTGAGCAACCGGGCCTGTCCGCCCGCGGAGCGCAGCACGCCCGACTGTTTGACGCCTTCGACGCTGGTTCCCTTGGCGCGGGCCAGCACGTCGGCTTCGCCGAACTGGCCGTTCTCCCAGCCATGCTGCTCGAACCAGCGCAAGCAGAACTGCGTATCGGCGTCGAAATCGTCGTCGGCCAAAAAGCGGTTGATGAGCTGCAATGCCGTGCGGACCGTCATCGGCGTGCCATCGGCTTCCAGCACCGCCGAGTATTTGGAGAACACCGCCATGCCCGGCCCGATGATGGCTTGCGAGAGATCGACCGGAGCGACGGGGGAATGGAGCCCTTCGCTTTCGCGGGTCATGCTATCCAAGGCCAGAGGCAAAGCCGCGTTGAGCTCGCGAATGAATTCGCGACGAGAAACCATTGGTGCATCCAGA
This window of the Pirellulales bacterium genome carries:
- a CDS encoding AAA family ATPase; this translates as MLKSLSLKNFTAFTEARLSFASNLNVIVGENSTGKTHILKVAYSALYAGATRKKEQGPGTPTKAYLQTAIADKLNAVFRPDELGRLARRASPGRQRCEVSCLFSPNKPPLAFSFNTTSKSEVTIDKTPSAWPDKLPVYLPTRELLTIYPGFVSLYETTHLSFEETWRDTCILLGAPLARGPREKRIRELLVPLEEAMGGKVELDKAGRFYLNVAGVSTEMHLVAEGLRKLAMLARLIATGSLVDKGFLFWDEPESNLNPKAIKMIARTILSLCQSGIQVFLASHSLFLLRELDILLQRDEFKAVKTRFIGLHRGEEGVEATQGDTIDDIGSIDALTEELSQSDRYLKVETE
- a CDS encoding ATP-binding protein, with the protein product MKPWREIAVPHRDVLEGTFQQSEFAADITAVHAGKAAQEYQDAAAFFDRTFITEGMRLLLTQVAQRLIGQGGEPVIQLQTAFGGGKTHTMLAVYHLATRKCALSELAGIPAIVDQAGMMDVPQARVAVLDGTAHAPGQAWKHGKQTIKTLWGELAWQLGGGEALALVKESDATGTSPGKDVLRELLAQYAPCVVLIDELVAYVRQFAEGQALSGGSYESNLSFAQALTEAVKLVPNAIVLASLPESDDEAGGQRGVAALRALEKTFGRIQALWKPVATEEAFEIVRRRLFEPVRDGQARDAVCRAFADAYVAEGAKLPAETQEGRYYDRLAQAYPIHPEVFDRLYEDWTTIDGFQRTRGVLKLMAKVIGRLWKDDNKDLMILPGSLPLDDGSSRNELTYYLPAGWDAVVEKDIDGDRAETTELENREPRFGQVNAARRVARTLFLGSAPSSVAGKSGIRGLDRARVLLGCLQPGQTSAIYSDALNRLADRLHYLNSSGDKAQGATRFWFDTRANLRREMEDRKRRFDDGTDVRGKIAEALKRLVGSATFFDGVHVFTPHGDVPDDSALRLVVLSPEHWYSRDEERQAANAVLDYWRNNGTKPRYRGNRLLFLAPDMAVLARLRDAARVALAWSSIVDDVKEDRLVIDQLQRKQAEKELQSAAEVVPRVARECYKWLLCPSQNTPTEPKPVVEAFPLTSTGGSMGNEIERVCTDNELVITTWSPIHLRTKLKELYWKEGKTAAGATAFWEDTLRYLYLPRLKNRDSLSQAIRAGAASKDFFGIAYGQTSDMYEGFQFGEGSVQFDDTLLLIEPEAARQYETSVMKAGIGGATGASAGGGSATLGGASSTETPARGETPIGATSGTGAANAGGPAAAKAKMFHGAVEINPATAKMRMLQVAEEIISVLASDASASLSITVEISAEFPAGASDQIKRAVTENATSLGFKTKDWE